From one Actinomyces sp. Marseille-P3109 genomic stretch:
- a CDS encoding amino acid ABC transporter ATP-binding protein, whose translation MTASAPSPDQAAEDHAAGPQRDVEDDVLVRVSHVTKYYGRFKALDDVSLTIHRGEVVAVIGASGSGKSTLCRTVNRLEPIQEGEIEIDGIPLPQEGKALAQLRAEVGMVFQSFNLFPHRTVLDNITLAPVKVRGIPRERAEARARELLARVGLEDQAGKRPSQLSGGQQQRVAIARALAMDPKVMLFDEPTSALDPEMINEVLDVIKDLASSGMTMLVVTHEMGFARSAADRVVFMDGGQIVESGNPAEFFSSPRTERARDFLSKVLSH comes from the coding sequence GTGACCGCATCCGCACCCTCTCCTGATCAGGCAGCCGAAGACCACGCGGCAGGCCCCCAGCGCGACGTCGAGGACGATGTCCTGGTGCGTGTCAGTCACGTCACCAAGTACTACGGACGTTTCAAGGCGCTCGACGACGTCTCGCTCACCATCCACCGCGGCGAGGTGGTGGCCGTCATCGGAGCCTCCGGCTCGGGCAAGTCGACCCTGTGCCGCACCGTCAACCGCCTGGAACCGATCCAGGAGGGCGAGATCGAGATCGACGGTATCCCGCTGCCCCAGGAGGGCAAGGCGCTTGCGCAGCTGCGCGCCGAGGTGGGGATGGTCTTCCAGTCCTTCAACCTCTTCCCGCACCGAACCGTGCTGGACAACATCACCCTGGCACCCGTCAAGGTGCGCGGCATCCCTCGAGAGCGGGCCGAGGCCCGCGCCCGTGAGCTGCTGGCCCGCGTCGGGCTGGAGGATCAGGCCGGCAAGCGACCCTCGCAGCTCTCCGGAGGACAGCAGCAGCGGGTCGCCATCGCCCGCGCCCTGGCCATGGATCCCAAGGTCATGCTCTTCGACGAGCCCACCAGCGCCCTGGACCCGGAGATGATCAACGAGGTTCTCGACGTCATCAAGGATCTGGCGAGCTCCGGGATGACCATGCTCGTCGTCACCCACGAAATGGGCTTCGCCCGCTCCGCCGCCGACCGCGTCGTCTTCATGGATGGCGGCCAGATCGTCGAGTCCGGCAACCCCGCCGAGTTCTTCTCCTCACCGCGCACCGAGCGCGCCCGCGACTTCCTGTCCAAGGTGCTCAGCCACTGA
- a CDS encoding TetR/AcrR family transcriptional regulator, with the protein MSPANTADPRRRLQPEQRREELVRVGVQLFAEGTLDRTHVNEIIKRAGVSRTLFYHYFPSKTAFARAIVEHEILHLHGLVEQQIEPTLKGAISTFAGYVRARPDSFRALHTGGLDQDPEIAAALATSFERYERLVLMFLGVAEPDERAMFAAEVWISTMIALCLAWLDHPEISQETITNMSAQALESLVSQAQQGSEEMPPQDPASVPSLGHVIAQEASNAISRAAAEDDC; encoded by the coding sequence ATGAGCCCCGCGAATACAGCCGATCCGCGCCGCCGACTCCAGCCAGAGCAGCGCCGGGAGGAGCTAGTGAGAGTCGGTGTCCAGCTGTTCGCGGAAGGAACCCTCGACCGCACTCACGTCAACGAGATCATCAAGCGGGCCGGCGTATCGCGAACGCTCTTCTATCACTACTTCCCCTCCAAGACCGCTTTCGCCCGAGCCATCGTGGAGCACGAGATCCTTCACCTTCACGGTCTGGTGGAGCAGCAGATCGAGCCGACACTGAAAGGGGCGATCTCCACCTTTGCAGGCTATGTGAGGGCCCGGCCCGACAGCTTCCGGGCCCTGCACACAGGAGGCCTTGACCAGGACCCGGAGATCGCGGCCGCACTGGCCACGAGCTTCGAGCGCTACGAGCGCCTCGTCCTCATGTTCTTGGGAGTCGCGGAGCCCGATGAGCGCGCTATGTTCGCGGCCGAGGTGTGGATCAGCACAATGATCGCCCTGTGCCTGGCCTGGCTGGATCATCCCGAGATCAGCCAGGAGACCATCACGAACATGTCCGCCCAGGCACTGGAGAGCCTGGTGTCCCAGGCGCAGCAGGGCAGTGAGGAGATGCCGCCTCAGGACCCGGCGTCAGTCCCCTCTCTCGGTCACGTCATCGCCCAGGAAGCGAGCAATGCGATCAGTCGGGCGGCCGCTGAGGACGACTGCTGA